The following nucleotide sequence is from Photobacterium gaetbulicola Gung47.
GGGAGACAAGAATAAAGGGATGGCCTTTGGTTTACTTGAGTCTATCCGCCGTGCGATGGAAATGAGCATGAACGCCGCTATTGTTGGTATCATGGCATTGATCGGTGGTTCTATTCTGGTATTCAAAGGCGCGATTCTGTTCTATACCTTGCTAATTATCCCGATGATCTTCCTTGTCTGGAAATATGTACCTAATAACCAATTGGAGGTTAAAGAGGGCGAATCCAAGAATAAAGCGGCACTGCAGGGGCTTATTCACGTTCTGAAAATGCCAACAGTATGGTTGGCGGCATTAACGTCGATGACGGTATACTGGACATACATTACCCTAATTTACACCGTCCCTTACCTGCAAGCAGTATTTGGCTTGACTACGTCTCAGGCGGCAATGTTCGGGATCATCAATACCGGTGCTATGGGGGTTATCGCGGGACTTGTCGCTGGTACATTGTCTGATTTTCTATTCAAGTCATCGACTAAGATGATGATGTTTGCCCTTGGTTTAACTGCACTATGCTTATTGGCTACTATTCTGATGCCGAAAGGTGAAGGTATGCTGATGATGAATATCATCCTGCTGATGTGCTTCTCGTTCTCTATCTTCTTAGCAAAAGGTATCATCTTGGCGCCGGTTGCTGAAGCGGGTGTACCTGCTCAGTGTAGCGGTGCGGCAATGAGTGTTGGTTCGTTTGCAGCTTACGCGTCTGTTTTCTGGGCATATGCGCTGAACGGCTGGATCATTGATACCTTCGACAAGATCGAGGCCTATCAAATGATCTTCGGTATCGGCCTAACGGTGTCATCGGTAGGCATGCTATGTGCAGGTGTGTTGCTGATAGTGAAGCGTCGACAGCAAAACCAAGAAGTGAGTCCGGAACCCGTCGCATCATAACTTATGAGGCATCCAATCACTTTCGTGATTATATAAGCTAGGATGAGCGGTGCGAACCGCTCATCCTTTTTGATGTTAAACGCCAAGCATAAATTTGAGGCCAAACGTGTTTAGCGGTATCAGTGCATCGAAGTTGCTTGATGCAAGAGGAATTATAATATAATCAATTCAATCGGTTTCTTTATCTTAAGCTGGCTGCGGCTGCAGGCGAGAACAATACGGTAATTGGGGCAACCTAAAGATTTCGGTGAGCTAGGTATACCGGTACCCGCTTGGCTCAAGTCATTGAGTAAGCCTGTTTCTTTAAGATGAGGTGTTTTTGTTAAGTATTCAAAAAACATACTTGAAATGATCCTGTGTAGCTTCGATAAAAATAGAGTGAAAAACTACATTTAATAAATTTTTGATGATTTATTGTTGGGTGTAAACTTTTTTTTGGTCAATGTTTTTCTAGTATCACTCAATTCATAAAGCTACTAGTAGTTGTCATTTGCTTTGAAACTGTTGATGATAAAAGTAATTATTCGTTACTAACTATAGTTTAATTTTTCTTCTGCAGTTTTTACATTTGTAAACAGCATTATAGAAAAACTTTTGAATAAGACTTCTTTTTATTTGGATAGCCGCTGGATTGTCACAGCACTTCATACAAATATCCTTTTGAAGATTGATTTTTTCGGCATGGTATACATATTGTCAGACACTGAATGTGATCTTGCTCACAAAAGGAGAGGG
It contains:
- a CDS encoding MFS transporter (COG0477) — its product is MKRMIEKIGFDSNKRFYGFLSVVMSGQIIYSAFEAFKGTFYNLLLDVLQIDNTQMGILFTLIGSAMFFYIPAGWVNNRFSVRSILMSSLAVRFVSMMFIILFQPEFTVLAIIAGIWGITDAIFWPAVVNGVNLMSGDKNKGMAFGLLESIRRAMEMSMNAAIVGIMALIGGSILVFKGAILFYTLLIIPMIFLVWKYVPNNQLEVKEGESKNKAALQGLIHVLKMPTVWLAALTSMTVYWTYITLIYTVPYLQAVFGLTTSQAAMFGIINTGAMGVIAGLVAGTLSDFLFKSSTKMMMFALGLTALCLLATILMPKGEGMLMMNIILLMCFSFSIFLAKGIILAPVAEAGVPAQCSGAAMSVGSFAAYASVFWAYALNGWIIDTFDKIEAYQMIFGIGLTVSSVGMLCAGVLLIVKRRQQNQEVSPEPVAS